A region from the Lolium perenne isolate Kyuss_39 chromosome 4, Kyuss_2.0, whole genome shotgun sequence genome encodes:
- the LOC127295649 gene encoding protein FAR1-RELATED SEQUENCE 5-like yields MAIEEVVCEEPQVAAPSTGSSQSANEEATMYASAESNDGNQIGMLSSEDIEDFFENERKKIECVTESSIEEDLKPCMGMKFSTKEEGQQIFNFYSSVVGFSVAVVNSYRTTSKKRNNEITKVVMQCNKHGRTAQVDREQLVPQRRSTVITKTGCKVEMRITEKNGVWEVTRLNLEHNHELSPNSRFFRSHKYMSPEEKDLIRTLKYTNTPTGKIVDILAYVRGGIGCLPYTKKMVSNYGTEINKELQNTDMMEVVEMFNKKQADSPGFYYSFQLDSDNKVRSIFWSDQKSRLYYEQCGDCLSFDTTFLTNKCNLPFAPFVGVSPHGNTYLFAWAFIVNEKADTFKWLFEQFLIAMHGVPPVSIITDGDRAMKAAIEEVFPNAFHRWCLFHIKKKADEKITTGFQANEGLYEDFQDIIDNSLTVEEFESLWQQMIQNHGVEHIEYFGTLWENRQYWAPVFFQIKVFPIYSDNCQK; encoded by the exons ATGGCAATAGAAGAG GTAGTGTGTGAAGAACCACAAGTTGCTGCTCCCAGTACTGGAAGTTCACAGAGTGCTAACGAAGAAGCTACAATGTATGCTAGTGCTGAATCAAATGATGGAAATCAAATAGGAATGCTCTCATCAGAGGATATTGAAGATTTCTTTGAAAATGAAAGAAAGAAAATAGAATGTGTTACTGAAAGCAGCATAGAAGAAGATTTGAAACCTTGTATGGGGATGAAGTTCAGTACCAAAGAAGAAGGCCAGCAAATTTTCAACTTCTACTCCAGTGTTGTTGGTTTCTCTGTTGCTGTTGTCAACAGTTATAGAACAACAAGTAAGAAACGCAACAATGAGATAACTAAAGTTGTTATGCAGTGCAACAAGCATGGTAGGACAGCACAAGTTGATAGAGAGCAATTGGTACCTCAAAGGAGAAGCACAGTCATAACAAAGACAGGTTGCAAAGTGGAAATGCGGATTACGGAGAAGAACGGAGTTTGGGAAGTTACCCGGTTAAATCTTGAACACAACCATGAGCTTTCACCAAATAGCAGGTTCTTCCGGTCTCACAAGTACATGTCACCTGAAGAAAAAGACCTCATAAGGACACTGAAGTACACAAACACACCTACAGGCAAGATTGTTGATATCTTAGCATATGTGAGAGGTGGAATTGGTTGTTTGCCATACACAAAGAAGATGGTCAGCAATTATGGCACTGAAATAAATAAAGAGCTACAGAATACTGACATGATGGAAGTAGTAGAAATGTTCAACAAGAAACAGGCAGATAGTCCTGGTTTCTACTATTCATTCCAGCTGGACAGTGATAACAAAGTTAGAAGCATATTTTGGTCTGATCAGAAATCAAGGTTATACTATGAGCAATGTGGGGATTGTCTTAGTTTTGACACAACTTTCCTTACAAACAAATGCAATCTTCCATTTGCGCCATTTGTAGGAGTTTCACCTCATGGGAACACATATTTGTTTGCATGGGCTTTCATTGTCAATGAAAAAGCAGACACCTTCAAATGGTTGTTTGAGCAATTTTTGATAGCAATGCATGGTGTTCCACCGGTGTCAATCATAACAGATGGAGACAGAGCTATGAAAGCTGCAATAGAGGAAGTTTTTCCAAATGCTTTCCACAGATGGTGTCTTTTTCACATCAAGAAGAAAGCAGATGAGAAAATCACTACAGGGTTTCAAGCCAATGAAGGATTGTATGAAGATTTTCAAGACATCATTGACAACTCTTTGACAGTAGAAGAATTTGAGTCACTTTGGCAGCAAATGATTCAGAACCATGGAGTTGAACATATTGAATATTTTGGAACACTTTGGGAAAACAGGCAGTACTGGGCACCCGTTTTTTTTCAAATCAAGGTTTTTCCCATTTATTCAGACAACTGCCAGAAGTGA
- the LOC127347681 gene encoding uncharacterized protein — translation MGKLHTNFASRDIVEDDLLEDDSSEDNEESFCNPVSKDNVRDSNFDKALIEFYMKNKVKSLKRKIMQSNIRDNPIPAYQSKKSRMETADRKVCTRYSGKLFSTVIKALTDKQVYVIKLYGMECMLKFEKTDVPLRFVKWIASVFDTNSSEIQLTKKFIPVNKQTIHNILDLPIGGIELVPDCEAGREFLLSHFKVTSIPNVNLFANKLISGEELSDEDIFICFMLVCFTSFLCPNSSLLPSTQYFHIFKDCKSFARYDLSKFVYDWLITSIRSFKLATKKLSKRTITFGGCHYALAVSYLDSVEFGLNSLPDEYPRILVWKGNRIRQYSEMDKNSSKSFGKRPLKRLVPASVYQVERSFGKDSCKKFSKTFSSPFNLNGKLKGLFSSFLTNEVIDDIVQIIHTNNIGKPKDFEAWSHSLVCDVLSCLQNSQHAPQPSCSNNSIG, via the exons ATGGGTAAACTTCACACAAACTTTGCAAGTAGAGACATAGTGGAAGATGATTTATTAGAAGATGATTCATCAGAAGACAATGAAGAAAGCTTCTGCAATCCTGTGTCTAAG GACAATGTGAGAGATAGCAATTTTGATAAGGCACTCATTGAGTTTTACATGAAAAAT AAAGTTAAGAGCCTTAAACGGAAAATAATGCAAAGCAACATCCGTGATAATCCAATACCTGCATATCAG TCTAAGAAGTCAAGGATGGAGACCGCAGACAGAAAAGTGTGTACAAGGTACTCCGGAAAATTGTTTTCAACAGTAATCAAAGCATTGACAGATAAGCAGGTTTATGTAATCAAACTCTATGGAATGGAATGCATGTTGAAATTTGAGAAAACAGATGTCCCGCTTAGATTTGTGAAATGGATAGCAAGTGTTTTTGACACCAATTCCTCAGAAATTCAGTTAACAAAGAAATTCATTCCTGTTAATAAGCAAACAATCCATAATATTTTGGATCTTCCTATTGGTGGAATTGAGCTTGTCCCTGATTGCGAAGCTGGTCGTGAATTTCTGTTATCTCATTTCAAAGTAACTTCCATTCCAAATGTCAACTTATTTGCCAACAAGCTAATCTCTGGGGAAGAGTTGTCAGATGAAGATATTTTCATTTGCTTCATGTTAGTTTGTTTCACAAGCTTCTTGTGTCCAAACTCAAGCCTCTTACCAAGCACACAGTACTTTCACATTTTCAAAGATTGTAAAAGTTTTGCGAGATATGATCTATCCAAGTTTGTATATGACTGGCTAATTACTAGCATACGAAGTTTCAAGCTGGCTACAAAGAAACTATCAAAACGTACAATCACTTTTGGAGGGTGCCACTATGCTCTAGCT GTTTCATATCTTGATAGTGTTGAATTTGGATTAAATTCACTTCCCGATGAGTATCCACGAATACTTGTTTGGAAAGGTAACAGAATTAGGCAATACTCCGAGATGGATAAAAATAGCAGCAAATCATTTGGGAAAAGGCCATTAAAGCGATTGGTTCCTGCTTCAGTTTACCAG GTCGAAAGGTCATTTGGAAAGGATTCATGCAAGAAGTTCTCAAAAACTTTTAGTTCTCCTTTCAACCTCAATGGCAAGCTTAAGGGTTTGTTTTCATCTTTCCTTACTAACGAG GTCATTGATGATATTGTACAAATCATACACACCAACAATATTGGCAAACCTAAAGATTTTGAAGCCTGGTCACATTCTTTAGTATGCGATGTGCTTAGCTGTTTGCAAAATTCCCAGCATGCTCCTCAGCCTTCATGCAGCAACAATTCAATAGGTTAG